The following are encoded in a window of Staphylococcus piscifermentans genomic DNA:
- a CDS encoding GNAT family N-acetyltransferase: MKFEYLSEETERLVIRPLQHSDYQAWLTGFCGRFDSRSPYDEGRLDMSICTENWYNQLVDKHHQFIKEDKIYIFGIFRKADGMHLGNLDIVTLSRSHFQWAECGYTIHNQFWRKGYAFEALTAMLKIADKRLKYHRVEAHVNIGNIPSAKLLEKAGFQYECTREKFIFENGEWTDHLVYAKTLNNMPPVNM; this comes from the coding sequence ATGAAGTTCGAATATTTGAGTGAGGAAACAGAACGATTAGTGATCAGACCTCTCCAACACTCGGATTATCAAGCATGGCTAACAGGCTTTTGCGGACGTTTCGACTCACGATCTCCTTATGATGAAGGCAGATTAGATATGTCGATTTGTACTGAAAATTGGTATAACCAACTTGTAGACAAGCACCATCAGTTTATTAAAGAAGACAAGATTTACATATTCGGTATATTTCGCAAAGCGGATGGGATGCATTTGGGGAATTTAGATATCGTGACCTTGTCTCGCAGTCACTTTCAATGGGCAGAGTGCGGTTACACGATTCATAATCAATTTTGGCGCAAAGGTTATGCGTTTGAAGCGTTGACAGCCATGTTGAAGATTGCGGATAAACGGTTGAAGTATCACCGTGTTGAAGCCCATGTGAATATTGGAAATATACCTTCTGCGAAATTATTGGAAAAAGCAGGATTTCAGTATGAATGTACGCGTGAAAAATTTATTTTTGAAAACGGAGAATGGACAGATCACCTTGTATACGCTAAAACGTTGAATAATATGCCTCCGGTTAATATGTAA
- a CDS encoding metallophosphoesterase has product MKGRILVSSDIHGHGAALAKLLKYVDYNPKKDQLVLLGDYVNNGPDSTGTLKMVKKLHSEGAIVLLGNHDVRWMKSKEKRKRKWRSVLQEFDSIAKIDDYLFVHAGVNPSKSLSKQKMSEVTGFESDVALSRKIKGRWVVHGHVPTRRYGAKKNKIYIKGHTIDIDTGAGHGERLSLVDLTHQQVCSIEVERLKKVHEYSFG; this is encoded by the coding sequence ATGAAAGGGAGAATACTTGTTTCATCAGATATTCATGGTCATGGAGCAGCCTTGGCCAAACTCTTAAAATATGTAGATTATAATCCTAAAAAAGATCAATTAGTGCTCTTAGGAGATTATGTAAATAATGGCCCTGATTCAACGGGCACTTTAAAAATGGTCAAGAAATTACATAGCGAAGGTGCAATTGTATTATTAGGCAATCATGATGTACGGTGGATGAAATCGAAGGAGAAGCGGAAACGTAAGTGGCGTTCTGTGTTGCAAGAGTTTGATAGTATTGCGAAAATCGATGACTATCTATTTGTTCATGCCGGCGTAAATCCTTCTAAATCATTATCGAAACAAAAAATGTCTGAGGTCACTGGATTTGAATCAGATGTGGCCTTATCTCGGAAAATAAAAGGTAGATGGGTCGTCCATGGACATGTCCCAACCCGTCGCTATGGTGCGAAGAAGAATAAGATTTACATCAAAGGTCATACTATCGACATTGATACAGGGGCTGGTCATGGTGAGCGCTTGTCTTTAGTCGATTTAACACACCAGCAAGTTTGTTCAATTGAAGTAGAGCGTTTGAAAAAAGTACATGAGTATAGTTTCGGTTAG
- a CDS encoding FeoB-associated Cys-rich membrane protein, translating into MTILINAVIILLIFGYAAYTLVRFFKKSKQGKCAACDINKGCGHAMPKEMKKHQKHAS; encoded by the coding sequence ATGACAATTTTAATCAACGCTGTCATTATTTTATTAATCTTCGGCTATGCCGCTTATACTTTAGTCCGCTTCTTCAAAAAGTCTAAGCAAGGTAAATGTGCAGCATGCGATATCAACAAAGGTTGCGGACATGCAATGCCTAAAGAAATGAAAAAACATCAGAAACATGCGTCTTAA
- the feoB gene encoding ferrous iron transport protein B has product MHNSYCIVGNPNVGKTTLFNALTGSYEYVGNWSGVTVEKKVGMLKDKQGELVDLPGIYDLLPISKDETVVTDYLLHNNFSKVVNIVDAVQLKRNLLLTTQLMEFGSPILLCLNMGDVAAKRGIEINRNLLMRRLKMPILPIVARSGQGIDSILELLKDDDLSTAQPLKIPYEAAVESALSELQHYFKHQLDLPAKRHRFIAVQYLLGNPAIEQFIDAHNHPELNAIRENLATQLDMSIVDSMRRSRTEYIDDILEGVITHPNKKKQYLTDRVDKILTNKYVGIPIFLVIMWLIFQATFSWIGTPLSDRLDDFIGGPFTDWVKQAMDAIGLFPFLKDLITDGIIAGVGAVLVFVPQIMILFFFISVLEDSGYMARIALIMDKIMEGLGLNGKSFIPMIIGFGCNVPGVMATRSIEQEKERLTTILITPFMSCSARLPVYALFAGVFFKENQALVVLSLYVIGIVVALTVSFVMTKTILKKENSVFVIELPPYRLPSAKTLWRSTWEKAKGFVKKAGTFIFGGSVVIWMLNYAGPTGFGVNVDHSFLQIIGACIAPLLVPLGFGTWQAGATLIPGFLAKEVVVSAMAIIYATDSHGLTRMISTHFTPASAYAFMLFILLYIPCLSTVAAIRKETVSWKWTIIATLYPVVIAYVLTFIVYQGSQLFG; this is encoded by the coding sequence ATGCATAATTCTTATTGTATTGTCGGCAATCCGAATGTCGGCAAGACAACGCTTTTCAATGCACTGACTGGTTCTTATGAATATGTAGGGAACTGGAGCGGTGTAACGGTTGAGAAGAAAGTAGGTATGTTGAAGGATAAGCAAGGCGAATTGGTCGACTTGCCGGGTATTTATGATTTATTGCCGATTTCTAAAGATGAAACGGTCGTGACAGATTATTTATTGCACAACAATTTTTCTAAAGTTGTCAATATTGTGGATGCAGTGCAGTTGAAACGTAACTTATTATTGACGACGCAGTTAATGGAGTTCGGCTCTCCAATTCTCTTATGTTTGAATATGGGTGATGTGGCTGCGAAACGCGGTATTGAAATTAACCGCAATTTGCTGATGCGTCGGTTGAAGATGCCGATATTGCCGATTGTGGCGAGAAGCGGCCAAGGTATCGACAGTATATTGGAGCTCCTCAAAGATGATGATTTATCTACAGCTCAACCTTTGAAAATTCCTTATGAAGCAGCAGTTGAATCTGCATTATCAGAACTGCAACATTACTTCAAACACCAATTGGATTTACCAGCAAAACGCCATCGTTTTATCGCAGTCCAATATTTATTGGGCAATCCTGCAATCGAACAATTTATTGACGCTCATAATCATCCTGAATTAAACGCTATCAGAGAAAATTTAGCGACACAATTAGATATGTCTATTGTTGACAGTATGCGCCGCTCTCGTACGGAATATATTGATGATATTTTAGAAGGTGTCATTACGCATCCTAATAAGAAGAAACAATATCTGACTGATCGTGTAGATAAAATATTGACTAATAAATATGTAGGTATCCCGATTTTTTTAGTCATTATGTGGCTGATTTTTCAAGCAACGTTCTCATGGATTGGTACACCATTGTCAGATAGGCTGGATGATTTTATCGGCGGTCCTTTTACCGATTGGGTTAAACAAGCGATGGATGCGATTGGATTATTCCCATTCTTGAAAGACTTGATCACGGACGGTATTATTGCCGGGGTCGGCGCTGTCTTAGTATTCGTACCGCAAATTATGATTTTATTCTTCTTCATCTCTGTATTGGAAGATTCAGGTTATATGGCACGTATTGCGTTGATTATGGATAAGATTATGGAAGGTTTAGGCTTGAACGGTAAATCTTTCATCCCTATGATTATCGGCTTCGGCTGTAATGTACCGGGCGTCATGGCTACGAGAAGTATTGAACAAGAGAAAGAACGGTTAACTACCATTTTAATCACGCCGTTTATGTCTTGTTCCGCACGTCTTCCGGTCTACGCACTATTTGCAGGTGTCTTTTTTAAAGAAAACCAAGCCCTTGTAGTACTCAGTTTGTACGTTATCGGCATCGTAGTAGCTTTGACCGTCAGCTTTGTCATGACGAAGACGATTTTGAAGAAGGAAAACTCTGTCTTTGTAATTGAGTTGCCACCTTACCGTTTACCATCAGCTAAAACGTTGTGGCGCAGCACTTGGGAAAAAGCAAAAGGCTTTGTGAAAAAAGCCGGTACCTTTATCTTCGGCGGTTCAGTCGTCATTTGGATGTTGAATTATGCAGGACCGACTGGCTTCGGAGTTAACGTCGATCACAGTTTCTTGCAAATCATCGGAGCTTGTATTGCACCATTATTAGTGCCGCTTGGTTTCGGTACATGGCAAGCCGGTGCAACTTTAATTCCTGGCTTCTTAGCAAAAGAAGTCGTGGTAAGTGCCATGGCCATTATTTATGCGACTGACAGTCATGGACTGACAAGAATGATATCTACACACTTTACACCAGCATCTGCATACGCATTTATGTTATTTATCTTGTTGTATATTCCATGCTTATCTACGGTTGCAGCTATTCGTAAAGAAACCGTCTCTTGGAAATGGACAATTATTGCAACACTTTACCCTGTTGTAATTGCCTATGTTCTAACATTTATTGTCTATCAAGGCAGTCAACTTTTTGGTTAA
- a CDS encoding FeoA family protein, with the protein MVHAANAEKGLTYKITSINFENTMLAHRLSALGFTIGSKIKVRQKFFMKGPCTLEMDGQCIGIRHCDACKIMLEQADA; encoded by the coding sequence ATGGTTCATGCAGCTAATGCCGAAAAAGGTTTAACTTATAAAATTACGAGTATTAATTTTGAAAATACTATGCTTGCACATCGATTAAGCGCACTTGGTTTTACAATCGGAAGCAAAATTAAAGTACGTCAGAAGTTTTTTATGAAAGGTCCATGCACGTTAGAGATGGATGGCCAATGTATCGGTATCCGTCATTGTGATGCTTGCAAAATAATGTTGGAGCAAGCGGATGCATAA
- a CDS encoding YveK family protein, producing the protein MEENKSFDFSKLWEIIKRNLKWLIILPIVCLLLSVLFTAVAVHPKYQATSQVLINKSDKGDLTMAEKFQADSQIVATYTDIAKSPRVLSKVADEVGHGEDANSISEKVEISNEPNSQVLNFTATDENKKRAEKIADQSAEIFKKQIGSLAEKGDIEVLSKSADNVKSTSASMGKNATVGFIAGLILAVILICILEFLRNSKKHKTQRSETTHTQHTHQRRRPKREDLTQGDVDEYDRPDEGNHLR; encoded by the coding sequence ATGGAAGAAAATAAAAGTTTTGATTTTTCAAAGTTATGGGAGATTATCAAGCGCAATTTGAAGTGGCTGATAATTCTGCCGATTGTCTGCCTATTATTGAGTGTGCTGTTTACAGCAGTAGCAGTACATCCCAAATACCAAGCAACTTCACAAGTCCTTATCAACAAGAGTGATAAAGGGGATTTAACTATGGCAGAGAAATTCCAAGCAGATTCTCAAATCGTCGCTACATATACTGACATCGCAAAAAGTCCACGTGTATTAAGCAAAGTGGCGGATGAAGTCGGACATGGAGAAGATGCGAATTCGATTTCAGAGAAAGTAGAAATTAGTAATGAGCCTAACTCGCAAGTATTGAACTTTACTGCTACAGATGAAAACAAAAAACGTGCTGAAAAAATTGCAGATCAGTCTGCTGAAATCTTCAAAAAGCAAATCGGCAGTCTTGCTGAAAAAGGTGACATTGAAGTCTTATCTAAATCAGCGGACAATGTTAAATCTACATCTGCAAGCATGGGTAAAAATGCCACAGTCGGCTTTATTGCAGGATTAATTCTAGCAGTCATCCTTATCTGTATTTTAGAATTCTTAAGAAATTCAAAAAAGCATAAAACACAGCGCAGTGAAACAACACACACACAACATACACATCAACGCAGACGTCCTAAAAGAGAAGATTTAACGCAAGGTGATGTGGATGAGTACGATAGACCTGATGAAGGAAATCATCTGCGCTAG
- a CDS encoding polysaccharide biosynthesis protein, which produces MSKIPVRQQRLIFFLIIDSLIVAFSVFLSYSILEPYFRGYSLTLLILSSLVLLCSHHIFASVFNLYHRAWEYASINEMFVIVKAVTCSMALTVLVVPFFTHEGPFLRLYFITWMMHILLIGGSRLSWRIFNRTVNRRGRKSKNTLVIGAGAGGSMLVQQMLKRPGMGMEPVLAVDDDPNKQKLTITEGVKVQGKIEDVPDLVRKYRIKKIIIAIPTLSQKRLREINEVCENLGVTVLKMPNIEEVMSGELEVNQLKKVEVEDLLGRDPVELDMQLISKELTHQTIMVTGAGGSIGSEICRQVCRFAPARIILLGHGENSIYLIHQELQKQYGDQIDIVPVIADIQDRARMFKILDHYQPYVVYHAAAHKHVPMMEYNPSEAIKNNVIGTKNTAEAARAARVSKFVMISTDKAVNPPNVMGASKRAAEMIVQSMNEENCKTDFVAVRFGNVLGSRGSVIPLFKKQIEAGGPITVTHPDITRYFMTIPEAARLVLQAGAIAEGGEVFVLDMGEPVKIVDLAKNLIRLSGYKDGDIEIQFTGLRPGEKLYEELLDEDEIHPEQVYEKIYRGKVETMKNDDVLRILDEIIHSKDYKQKLIDLANHRYEDKNGKVDAQDEGNDDIPPFRVIN; this is translated from the coding sequence GTGTCCAAAATACCTGTCAGACAGCAGCGTCTGATATTCTTTTTAATTATAGATTCACTGATTGTTGCATTTTCTGTCTTTTTAAGTTATTCGATTCTAGAACCATACTTTCGTGGTTATTCATTAACATTATTAATCTTATCATCATTAGTTTTACTATGCTCGCACCATATTTTTGCGAGTGTTTTCAATTTATATCATCGTGCATGGGAGTACGCCAGTATTAATGAAATGTTTGTCATTGTCAAAGCAGTAACCTGTTCAATGGCCTTGACCGTACTGGTCGTTCCCTTTTTCACGCATGAAGGTCCATTTTTGAGATTGTATTTTATTACATGGATGATGCATATTCTGTTGATCGGAGGTTCAAGACTATCTTGGAGAATATTCAATAGAACAGTTAATCGCCGAGGACGAAAATCAAAAAACACTTTAGTTATCGGAGCAGGTGCAGGTGGTTCAATGCTGGTTCAACAAATGTTGAAACGTCCAGGTATGGGCATGGAACCTGTACTCGCAGTCGATGATGATCCAAATAAACAGAAATTAACGATTACAGAAGGCGTGAAAGTTCAAGGTAAAATTGAAGATGTACCTGATTTAGTACGCAAATATCGTATTAAGAAAATTATCATTGCAATTCCGACACTTTCTCAAAAACGCTTACGTGAAATTAATGAGGTTTGCGAAAATCTCGGTGTTACTGTATTGAAAATGCCGAATATCGAAGAAGTCATGTCGGGCGAACTCGAAGTCAATCAATTGAAGAAAGTCGAAGTTGAAGATTTACTCGGACGTGATCCGGTGGAATTAGACATGCAGTTGATTTCTAAAGAATTGACACATCAAACAATTATGGTAACCGGTGCAGGCGGTTCAATCGGTTCAGAAATCTGTCGCCAAGTTTGCCGCTTCGCACCTGCACGTATTATCTTACTTGGCCACGGTGAAAACAGTATTTATCTCATTCATCAAGAGCTGCAGAAACAATATGGCGACCAAATTGATATTGTGCCAGTGATTGCCGATATTCAAGATAGAGCGCGTATGTTTAAGATTCTAGATCATTATCAACCTTATGTGGTCTATCACGCAGCAGCACATAAACATGTGCCAATGATGGAATACAATCCAAGTGAAGCCATTAAAAATAACGTTATAGGTACTAAAAATACAGCAGAAGCAGCACGTGCGGCCAGAGTCAGCAAATTCGTTATGATTTCAACCGACAAAGCAGTCAACCCGCCGAATGTCATGGGCGCTTCTAAACGTGCGGCCGAAATGATTGTTCAAAGCATGAACGAAGAGAATTGTAAGACCGACTTTGTAGCAGTGCGCTTCGGTAATGTGCTCGGCTCCCGTGGTTCAGTTATTCCATTATTCAAGAAACAAATTGAAGCGGGCGGTCCGATTACAGTGACACATCCTGACATCACACGCTACTTCATGACGATTCCAGAGGCGGCACGACTTGTATTGCAAGCCGGCGCAATTGCAGAAGGCGGAGAAGTCTTCGTACTCGATATGGGTGAACCAGTGAAAATTGTAGATTTAGCCAAAAACTTAATTCGCTTGAGCGGATACAAAGACGGCGACATCGAAATCCAGTTTACCGGTTTACGACCAGGAGAGAAACTTTACGAAGAACTCCTCGACGAAGACGAAATACACCCAGAACAAGTCTATGAAAAAATCTATCGCGGTAAAGTAGAAACAATGAAAAACGATGACGTACTACGTATCCTCGATGAAATCATTCATAGCAAAGACTACAAACAAAAACTGATCGACCTCGCCAACCATCGCTACGAAGATAAAAACGGCAAAGTCGACGCACAAGATGAGGGCAACGACGATATCCCGCCCTTTCGCGTAATCAACTAA
- the galU gene encoding UTP--glucose-1-phosphate uridylyltransferase GalU, with protein MSKIKKAVIPAAGLGTRFLPATKAMPKEMLPILDKPTIQYIVEEAARAGIEDIIIVTGKHKRAIEDHFDNQVELENNLREKGKDDLLEKVQHSTQLANIFYVRQREQKGLGHAIWTARQFIGNEPFAVLLGDDIVESDTPAIKQLMDVYDETDKSVIGVQTVPENETHRYGIVKPEGHEGRLYEVEKFVEKPAPGTAPSNLAIMGRYVLKPEIFDYLSTQDKGSGGEIQLTDAIERLNQDDKVYAYDFEGHRYDVGEKIGFVKTTIAYALKDAEMKDEIESYIKNLDL; from the coding sequence ATGTCTAAGATAAAAAAAGCAGTTATACCAGCAGCAGGATTAGGGACAAGATTCTTGCCTGCCACGAAAGCAATGCCTAAAGAAATGTTGCCGATATTAGATAAACCTACTATTCAATATATTGTGGAAGAAGCGGCACGTGCAGGTATTGAAGATATCATCATCGTAACAGGTAAACATAAGCGCGCTATTGAAGATCATTTCGATAATCAAGTGGAATTAGAAAATAACTTGCGTGAAAAAGGTAAGGATGACTTGTTAGAAAAAGTACAGCATTCTACACAATTAGCTAATATCTTCTATGTGCGTCAACGTGAGCAAAAAGGTCTAGGCCATGCAATTTGGACAGCACGTCAATTTATCGGCAATGAGCCGTTTGCGGTATTATTGGGCGATGATATTGTAGAATCTGATACGCCAGCAATCAAACAATTGATGGATGTGTATGATGAAACGGATAAATCAGTGATTGGTGTGCAGACTGTTCCGGAAAATGAAACACATCGTTATGGTATTGTTAAGCCTGAAGGTCATGAAGGACGTTTATATGAAGTAGAAAAATTTGTGGAAAAACCTGCACCAGGTACAGCGCCGTCAAATTTAGCTATCATGGGGCGCTACGTGTTGAAACCTGAAATCTTTGATTATCTATCAACTCAAGATAAAGGTAGCGGCGGCGAAATTCAATTGACAGATGCGATTGAGCGATTGAATCAAGATGACAAAGTATACGCTTATGATTTCGAAGGTCATCGTTATGATGTCGGCGAAAAAATCGGATTTGTCAAAACAACAATTGCTTACGCGTTAAAAGATGCAGAAATGAAAGATGAAATTGAAAGCTATATTAAAAATTTAGATTTGTAA
- a CDS encoding universal stress protein, with the protein MYKNILVPFDFGNAFNNVPEQLKKLTNGAEDAKITIFNVISETDLANYVRYQNKHFEEVTKEKEEDMQPFVKKLEELNLPYEIVFTVGSPTTEILTDLESNKYDIVVMSNKRSRVELKHVLGHVTHKVAKRSNTPVLIVK; encoded by the coding sequence ATGTATAAAAATATCTTAGTACCATTCGATTTCGGCAATGCTTTCAATAATGTTCCAGAACAATTGAAGAAACTTACAAATGGTGCAGAAGATGCGAAAATTACCATTTTTAACGTTATCTCTGAAACAGATTTAGCAAACTATGTGCGTTACCAAAATAAGCATTTTGAAGAAGTAACTAAAGAAAAAGAAGAAGATATGCAACCTTTTGTGAAAAAGCTTGAAGAATTGAATTTACCTTATGAAATTGTATTTACAGTGGGCTCCCCAACAACAGAAATTTTAACCGATTTAGAATCTAATAAATATGATATTGTGGTTATGAGTAATAAACGTTCTCGTGTAGAATTGAAACACGTATTAGGTCATGTCACTCATAAAGTGGCTAAACGTTCTAATACACCTGTATTGATTGTAAAGTAA
- a CDS encoding DUF5996 family protein has translation MEILKYQDWKDEQLTLHLITQILGKYKIACAYQRPQWEHVTLDITTEGLTTGILYVDDKHFSIDINLLDDLIEVRVNHEKTSFTLEDGKTVQDYFKQIKGTLDDYDIKVQLNPAPQEMENKIPLDEDTTHHHYNHDVAVKALELMQYAERSLKRFIHPLRARTAGPAFFWGTFDISAIIVNNKFHEEFKPAQVIEYGAFDEEMIEFGFWFGGGDFAGPTYFVLPYPFVNKDFTFNESLPEGARFDQTLTEFVYELQRGDLRELDTIKAVFESGYAIFGEHLNWPNLDHSEVPMHMPPNLHTNKDA, from the coding sequence ATGGAAATATTAAAGTATCAGGATTGGAAAGATGAACAACTGACACTGCACTTGATTACTCAGATTCTAGGCAAGTATAAAATTGCTTGTGCATATCAACGCCCCCAATGGGAACATGTGACTTTAGATATTACAACAGAAGGCTTAACAACCGGCATACTTTATGTAGATGATAAACACTTCTCGATTGATATCAATTTATTAGATGACTTGATTGAAGTTCGTGTGAATCACGAAAAAACTTCTTTTACTTTAGAAGATGGTAAAACAGTTCAAGATTATTTCAAACAAATAAAAGGTACCTTAGATGATTATGATATCAAAGTACAATTGAATCCAGCGCCGCAAGAGATGGAAAATAAAATTCCTTTAGATGAAGATACTACTCACCATCACTATAATCATGATGTCGCAGTTAAGGCATTAGAATTAATGCAATATGCAGAACGCTCTTTAAAACGCTTTATTCATCCTTTGCGCGCTAGAACTGCGGGCCCTGCATTTTTCTGGGGAACTTTCGACATTTCAGCAATTATAGTTAATAATAAATTTCATGAGGAATTTAAACCAGCACAAGTCATTGAATATGGAGCATTTGATGAGGAAATGATTGAATTCGGTTTCTGGTTCGGCGGCGGCGATTTTGCAGGTCCGACATACTTCGTCTTACCTTATCCATTCGTAAATAAAGACTTTACATTTAACGAATCACTACCTGAAGGCGCGCGTTTTGACCAAACTTTGACAGAGTTTGTCTATGAATTGCAACGTGGCGATTTACGAGAATTAGATACGATTAAAGCAGTCTTTGAAAGTGGCTATGCAATCTTTGGCGAACACCTTAATTGGCCAAACCTAGATCATAGTGAAGTGCCTATGCATATGCCGCCTAATTTGCATACGAATAAAGATGCATAG
- a CDS encoding epoxyqueuosine reductase QueH, which yields MIEMDGIVAKMKNQKINYDRVLKKMIQQWERTDERPKIMLHSCCAPCSTYVLEFLSQYADLAIYFANPNIHPKKEYERRAWVQKDFIEKFNQENGTNVRYIEAPYKPHEFMKMAKERGLMDEPEGGLRCRACFEMRLDMVAEAAVEHGYDYFGSALTLSPKKNAQLINELGAEVQKLYDVNYLPSDFKKNKGYERSLEMCRDYNIYRQCYCGCVFAAQAQGIDFKEVNKSAKAFLDTVETK from the coding sequence ATGATAGAAATGGATGGCATTGTTGCCAAAATGAAAAACCAAAAGATTAATTATGATCGTGTATTAAAGAAAATGATTCAACAATGGGAACGTACTGATGAACGTCCAAAAATAATGCTGCACAGTTGTTGCGCACCATGCAGTACTTATGTGTTAGAATTCTTATCGCAATATGCAGATTTAGCAATTTATTTTGCTAATCCTAATATTCATCCTAAAAAGGAATATGAACGCAGAGCCTGGGTGCAAAAGGATTTTATAGAAAAATTCAATCAAGAAAATGGGACGAATGTACGTTACATCGAAGCACCTTATAAACCGCATGAATTCATGAAGATGGCAAAAGAACGCGGTTTGATGGATGAACCTGAAGGCGGATTAAGATGTCGTGCATGTTTTGAAATGCGTTTAGATATGGTGGCAGAAGCGGCGGTCGAACATGGCTATGATTATTTCGGCAGCGCATTGACACTCTCACCGAAAAAGAATGCACAGTTGATTAATGAACTTGGTGCAGAAGTTCAAAAACTTTATGACGTCAATTACCTTCCAAGTGACTTTAAGAAAAATAAAGGGTATGAACGTTCATTAGAAATGTGCAGAGATTATAATATTTATCGACAATGTTATTGTGGCTGTGTCTTTGCAGCACAAGCACAAGGTATAGATTTCAAAGAAGTGAATAAGTCAGCAAAAGCATTTTTAGATACAGTTGAAACTAAATAA
- a CDS encoding DUF488 domain-containing protein: MTVKIERIYEDKAQNDGVRVLVDRVWPRGISKENANLDEWMKNIGPSTELRKWFGHDPDKFDEFKKKYIDELKNNKEQHEELKVLEGIINDARKDVVLLYSAKDEEHNQAVVLQEYLKEQGYK; this comes from the coding sequence ATGACTGTTAAAATTGAACGTATTTATGAAGATAAAGCACAAAATGATGGTGTGCGTGTACTTGTCGATCGCGTTTGGCCACGCGGCATATCTAAAGAAAATGCGAACTTAGATGAATGGATGAAGAATATCGGACCTAGCACAGAATTGCGTAAATGGTTTGGTCATGATCCTGATAAATTTGATGAATTTAAAAAGAAATACATTGATGAGTTGAAAAATAATAAAGAGCAACATGAAGAATTAAAAGTATTAGAAGGTATCATTAACGATGCGCGTAAAGATGTAGTGTTGTTATATTCGGCTAAAGATGAAGAACATAATCAAGCGGTAGTATTGCAAGAGTATTTAAAAGAACAAGGCTATAAATAA